The nucleotide sequence TTCCTGGTGCTTGGATTCGGCGGGAGCGGGAAAGACCTTCTCAAGTCGTATGACGTCAAGTATGACGGAGCCGAGTCGGTAAATGGCACGCAGACGGCGAAGCTGGAGTTGACTCCGAAATCCGCGAAGCTGCGCAGCAACATCGCAACCATCATTCTCTGGATCGATCCCGCGCGGGGAGTTTCCGTACAGCAGAAGTTCTTCGAGCCGAGCGGGGACTACCGCCTGGCAAAGTACGCGGAAATCCAGCTTAACCAGAAATTGCCGGATGGCGCTTTCAAAATAAAAACCACCGGCAAAACCAAATTTATCTCTCCCCAAGGGTAGACAACCGACCAGGGGTTTACCAATTCAAGCGAACCACAGAATGAAGCTGAAAAAGAGGAGATCGGAAGATATACTGCAAAACAGCACTTCGCTCTCGGCACTTGGCAACTGCTAAGACTGAGTGCTGACGGCTCACTATGGCGAAAGTATTTACAATTCCGGTCCCGCCTGATCTAGGCAGAAAAAAGCGCGAACGCACCGACGACAGCCGTTATGTCGACGGGCAGAAGATGCTGGTCGAGGCGATGCGCTATCTTGCTCAGTCCAATAAAGAAGCCAATCGTTCCGCAATTGAATTGCTCTCCGAACACGTCCGCACGAAATTCCGCATGAGTGACTCGCCGCTCGGCTAGGTTCAACACTCAACATTCACTTACGACATGTTCCGAGTCGTTTGTTGACCTGACCATCGGTCAGTGTTGAATGAATCGAAATTATTACGAGCCCCTTTGTATTGACATTCGTCTAAAGCCAAATACACTAATCGGCACACACGCGGTCGAGTGATCCTTCCCAATCGATTGCGTCAGAGGGGGCTTCCCATGCGGTTGTTCCGTTTTTCGCCCACCATTCTGTTGGTGATTCTCACGTTCGTTTTGTCGTTGTTCCTGCAAGCACAGACCATCACGGGCACCATTTCCGGAGATGTGACTGACAGTACAGGCGCGGTAGTTGCAGGCGCGACTGTCACGGTGCAGAACATCGGCACAGGCGAGACGCGAACCGCGACGACGACTAGTACGGGCAGCTATCGGATCCCCGACCTTTCGATCGGCAAGTACAAGGTGACGACGGGTGCCCAAGGCTTCAAGTCGGTCACCCGGACGGCGGAAGTTGCCACGGGCGCTGTGACGCACTCCGATTTCGCGCTCCAAGTCGGACAACGCAGCGAGGTCGTGGAAGTGGAAGGGAGTGCCCCGCTGGTCGACCTCTCGCCGAACAACAATAATTATGTGGACAGCGAGAAGATCGCGAACGTCCCGATTAACGGGCGCGACTTCAATTCACTGCTTGCGATTACGCCCGGCGTGCAGCGTGCCCCGGGCGGGGGGTTCCTCGCCGTCAGCATCAATGGATCTCGGACTACTGCCAACAACTATTTCATCGACGGCATGTATAACAACGACCGTTACTACGGCGACTCAGCCATCGGACAGACGGGCGTAGTTGGTATTCCGGCAACGATTTTCCCACCAGAAGCCATCGAAGAGCTGACGGTGCAGGGCACACCGTCGTCGGAGTTTGGTGTAAAAGGCGGAGCGCCAATCTTGCTGGGAATGAAGAGTGGCACAAATTCATGGCACGGGTCGGCGACATGGATCCGCCACAGTGGATTTGGCGATGCAGCCAACTATTTTTCCAATCACGTGACCGATGGTTGCGCAGCGCCCGGTGAGTGTAAACCCACGCAAATCCACAACAATCAGTTCAATGGCACTATCGGTGGTCCGCTCATCAAGGACAAAGCGTTTTTCTTCCTGTACTACGAAGGGCAGCGTTACAAGTCGCTGGCTGTGAGTTCCCGACTGGTACCGACGCAAGCGCAGATTGACGGCGCAAAGCAAGACATTCTGGATAATGGACTTGAAATCAATCCTACCGGGCAGGCCCTTCTGGACTTTTTCCCGGTTCGTGACAACGGATTGCTGATCGCCCAGACACCTACGAGCGCGAAGGCTGATGGTTTTGGAGTGAAATTCGATTACAAGTTCTCTCCAACCAATTCCGTGGCAGTGCGCTACATTTTCGGGGACAGTTTCCAGAGTGCACCCGCATTTGCTGGCCTGCCGGCAGGAGGCAATAACCCGGCCGACCTCTTCAACTCCGTGGCTCCTTCTCGAGCACAGATGGCCGGACTCAGCTGGACTTGGAATCTCAGCAACAACAAGATTCTGGAAAGCCGGCTAGGCTTCACGCGTTTTGCGCAGATTTTGGACGTAAATAACAAGATCAATCCAGCGGACCTGGGACTCGATACCGGTCCGCTTACCCCGGGCGATTACGGCGTACCGTACGTCTATCTTCTGGGACTGGGCTATGGAGGCTACATCGGTGGAGTGCAGGGGTATCCGCTGACCACAAGACCTGATCAGACGTGGGATTGGTCAGAACATTTTTCGTGGGTAAAAGGGAATCACACGATCAAATTCGGCGGTAATTTCCAGCGCGCGTTCACCAACAGTCTTCGCAACAACGCGCGAACGGGAATGACGCTGGGCTATTTCACGTATTACACATCGATCTCTGGAGATCCGGTCCAAGATGAGATCGAGCAACTGTTGCTGGGGAAGGCTGATAACGCGAACCGTGCGTTCGGCGATACCCACCGTTATCTTGCGCAGAATTCGGTTGGGTTCTACGCTCAGGACGATTGGAAAATTAAGCCTCGCCTCACATTGAATTACGGCCTGCGGTACGAAATCAACGGTAGTCTCTACGATCGCAAGAACCAGGCATCAAACTTCTTCCCGGATCGAGGGCTGGTGCAGGTGGGGCAGGGAATCGACCGGCTCTACAATGTAGACCACGGCGACTTTGGTCCGCACGTCGGGTTTTCATGGGACATTTTTGGCAGCGGGAAGAGCGCGCTGCGCGGCGGGTATTCGCTGAGTTATGACGTCCCGAACTTTGGGGCGATCGCCTCACCTTATTCGTTTGCGCGGGCACGTGCTGGGGCATTCACGCAATCCAATCTCGGTATTTTTTCGGTTTCCATTACCGGTGATGTGGCGAACTGCGTTTATGCGTGCCAGGACCCTCCTGTGTCGAGTCCGCCACCTACGGCTGGCAACTGTTTTGACCCGGTCTCGGGAGCCGGAGACTACCTCTGCTTCAATCAAGGACCTTTGTTTGGGCCGAGTCCTTCCGGTTCGCCGCCATTCAATGCATTTTCAATTGTGCAGAACTTCAAGACGCCCCGTTCCCACAATTACAACCTGAGTTTGCAGCAGCAAATCTCACGCAATAATGTGTTGACGGTGGGCTACTCCGGGCAGCGCGGGCAGAACCTGGTTTTGTACCGCGACATGAACGCCAGCCCGATTGGTGGCGACGGTACGCGTCCTTTCGACAACGTCTTCTTCGGCGAGGACGGTACACCAGATTTCCGGCACATTATCCAGGCGACCAACCTGCGCTATTCCCGCTACGACAGCATGCAGGTTTCGTTCAACCAGCGCGGCTGGCACGGGTTGGATACGCAGTACAACCTCACGTGGAGCAAGTGCTTCGACACCAACTCGGTGAACCGCGGCGGCGCAGGCGACTATCCGCAGATCAACAACGACGGCACTTCGCGCATGGTTAACGTCGATGACAATCGAGGGTTGTGCGATCACGACGTCCGCCTGAACTTCAACGTGGGTGGCGTCTACGCGATGCCTCAAATCCCGATGGTGGGAGAGCGTTTGGGCAAAGGGTGGCAGATGAGCACAATTTTTACAGCGATTGGAGGACGTCCGTTCACGGTACTGTTGGGCGGCGGCGGGGATCCTTCCGGGCAGGGACTGACGGGCAGCGCGATCCGCGCGTCATGGGATGGGACGCCGGTGCAATACAACACCCGGAATCCCGATCAATACGTGGTCGAGAACTTTACTGCGTACGATCAACTTGATCCCTGCGGCAGAGAGGGTTCACCAGACCCTGACAATCCAGGCCACTTTTTTGGTGGACAGTCTCTGAGTCCCTTCTTTGTGCCGTGCGCAGGGACGGTTGGCACTTCACGTCGAAACCAGCTGAAAGGCCCCGGACTTGCTCAGTGGGACATGACGCTGGCGAAAGTCACGAAAATTAGTGAGAAAGTCAGCCTGGAGTTTCGTTGGGAAGTTTTCAATGTTCTCAATCGAGCGAATTTCCACTACTTCCCAGACAATACGTTGGGCTCCAGTTTCGGCACGATTACCAAGACGTCCGATGTTGCTTCCGGGAATCCGGTTGTAGCTCAAGGCGGGCCGAGAAACATGAACTTCGGGTTGAAGCTAATTTTTTGAAGAAGAGATCTGCGGATTAGCGGGAGTCTGCCTATGGTAGACTCCCTTTTTCTTATGCGGTTTCCTGGGCGGCTGTTTTCGTTATTTCTTGCCGTAGGTTTTGCGGCTGCCGCTAACCCTCCAGCCGAACAGCCGAGCCCTAAGAGCGAGACCCTCCCCAACATTATCCTGATCACCCTGGATACTACCCGCGCCGACCGCATGGGGTTCCTGGGATCGAAGCGCGGGCTGACTCCGCATCTCGACGCGATGGCGCGGCAGGGAGTGGTATTCACTCGCGCCTATGCGCACGTTCCGATTACGACTGCGTCGCACACGACGATTCTTACGGGAACGTACCCGCAGTTCAATCATGTAAATGATTTTGGAATTCCTCTTTCGGGGAAGCTGCCGTATCTGCCGGACTTGCTGCGTGCGCAGGGATATCACACGGGCGCGTTCGTGGGGTCGCTGATTCTCGATCCGCTCGACGGTACCGCCCCGGGGTTTGATCGCGGGTTCGAGGTGTACGACGCGGGGTTTCATTTGCGTCGTCATGGAGCGGATCGCTACAAGTCGGTCGAGCGGCGTGCGGATGACGTAGTGAGTCATGCGCTTGCGTGGCTGAGTCAACTGCCCAACGGGCCGTTTTTTCTTTGGGTGCATCTCTACGATGCGCATGATCCGTATGATCCGCCGGCGCCGTTCAAAGCACGATTTGCTGCCGCTCCTTACGATGGCGAAATTGCCTATGCCGATGCCGCTGTGGGGAAACTGCTCGATGCGATCCGCAAACATGGTCTTTATGACGAGACTCTGATTGCGGTGATGGCGGATCATGGCGAATCGCTGGGCGCGCACGGAGAGAATACACACGGAATCTTTCTTTACGACGAAACGCTGCATGTCCCACTGCTCTTCAAGCTGCCCGCAAATCATGCGGCGGGACGGCGCTTGGATATCAGGGCACGGTTGGTGGATGTGGCGCCGACGATCCTGCAAGAAGCGGGAATTGCGATCCCGAAAGAGATGCAGGGGGAGTCGCTGTCGCAGTTGATGACGGCGAAATCGGCAGCGGGGGCGGCCGCCGAAGCGGAGGATCGGGCTGCTTACGCGGAGACGGACTATCCGCATCGCGGCTTTGGATGGAGTTCGCTGCGCGCGTTAAGAACCGGTAAGTACCTCTATATTCGAGCGCCGGAGCGGGAACTGTACAACGAGTCCGCGGATCCGCAGGCAGTGCACAATCTGGCGGGGGCATCGAAGGCAGTGGCAGACACGGTTGGTTCCCAGTTGGACGATTTTCGGGCGAAGACCAGCCAGACACTGGTCGATCTGGCCAAGCCGGATTCCGAGCAGGTACAGAAACTGCAAGCGCTGGGCTATGTGGCGTCCGACTCAGGCGAGGCAAAGGATAGCGGGAAGATCACCGGCGCGGACCCGAAGGGCAAGATTCAAATTTCCAACTTGCTGCACGACGCGATGTTCGCGGTGGAAGACGCACGCTACGAAGAGGCGATCCCATTGCTGAAGAAAGCGCTGGCGGACCAGCCGGAACTGCCCGTCGCAAATATGCAGTACGGGATTGCGCAGGCGCGTCTCAAGAACTATGCAGAGGCCGTCGGCCCGTTACAAAAGGCGGCCGCGCTGTTGCCAGACAACGGGCTCGGCCGGTACGAACTGGGGTTGGCGTTATTTGAAACGGGTGACTGGAAGGGAGCTGCGCCGCAGTTTGAGGCGGCAGTGGCCAAAGCTCCGAAATGGGCGGATGCGCAATTTTCATTGGCGTCGGTTTATGCGCGTACGGATCGGGTGCCGGAAGCAATGCAACATCTTGATATTTGCCTGAGCCTAGACCCCGCGCATTATCGAGCCAACCTTCTGCGTGGCCGGATTCTATCCTT is from Acidobacteriota bacterium and encodes:
- a CDS encoding sulfatase-like hydrolase/transferase, translating into MVDSLFLMRFPGRLFSLFLAVGFAAAANPPAEQPSPKSETLPNIILITLDTTRADRMGFLGSKRGLTPHLDAMARQGVVFTRAYAHVPITTASHTTILTGTYPQFNHVNDFGIPLSGKLPYLPDLLRAQGYHTGAFVGSLILDPLDGTAPGFDRGFEVYDAGFHLRRHGADRYKSVERRADDVVSHALAWLSQLPNGPFFLWVHLYDAHDPYDPPAPFKARFAAAPYDGEIAYADAAVGKLLDAIRKHGLYDETLIAVMADHGESLGAHGENTHGIFLYDETLHVPLLFKLPANHAAGRRLDIRARLVDVAPTILQEAGIAIPKEMQGESLSQLMTAKSAAGAAAEAEDRAAYAETDYPHRGFGWSSLRALRTGKYLYIRAPERELYNESADPQAVHNLAGASKAVADTVGSQLDDFRAKTSQTLVDLAKPDSEQVQKLQALGYVASDSGEAKDSGKITGADPKGKIQISNLLHDAMFAVEDARYEEAIPLLKKALADQPELPVANMQYGIAQARLKNYAEAVGPLQKAAALLPDNGLGRYELGLALFETGDWKGAAPQFEAAVAKAPKWADAQFSLASVYARTDRVPEAMQHLDICLSLDPAHYRANLLRGRILSLQHKAADAVPNLEKAAEVQPDSREAHLFLADAYEQLGESAKAAAERARAGQR
- a CDS encoding TonB-dependent receptor, with translation MRLFRFSPTILLVILTFVLSLFLQAQTITGTISGDVTDSTGAVVAGATVTVQNIGTGETRTATTTSTGSYRIPDLSIGKYKVTTGAQGFKSVTRTAEVATGAVTHSDFALQVGQRSEVVEVEGSAPLVDLSPNNNNYVDSEKIANVPINGRDFNSLLAITPGVQRAPGGGFLAVSINGSRTTANNYFIDGMYNNDRYYGDSAIGQTGVVGIPATIFPPEAIEELTVQGTPSSEFGVKGGAPILLGMKSGTNSWHGSATWIRHSGFGDAANYFSNHVTDGCAAPGECKPTQIHNNQFNGTIGGPLIKDKAFFFLYYEGQRYKSLAVSSRLVPTQAQIDGAKQDILDNGLEINPTGQALLDFFPVRDNGLLIAQTPTSAKADGFGVKFDYKFSPTNSVAVRYIFGDSFQSAPAFAGLPAGGNNPADLFNSVAPSRAQMAGLSWTWNLSNNKILESRLGFTRFAQILDVNNKINPADLGLDTGPLTPGDYGVPYVYLLGLGYGGYIGGVQGYPLTTRPDQTWDWSEHFSWVKGNHTIKFGGNFQRAFTNSLRNNARTGMTLGYFTYYTSISGDPVQDEIEQLLLGKADNANRAFGDTHRYLAQNSVGFYAQDDWKIKPRLTLNYGLRYEINGSLYDRKNQASNFFPDRGLVQVGQGIDRLYNVDHGDFGPHVGFSWDIFGSGKSALRGGYSLSYDVPNFGAIASPYSFARARAGAFTQSNLGIFSVSITGDVANCVYACQDPPVSSPPPTAGNCFDPVSGAGDYLCFNQGPLFGPSPSGSPPFNAFSIVQNFKTPRSHNYNLSLQQQISRNNVLTVGYSGQRGQNLVLYRDMNASPIGGDGTRPFDNVFFGEDGTPDFRHIIQATNLRYSRYDSMQVSFNQRGWHGLDTQYNLTWSKCFDTNSVNRGGAGDYPQINNDGTSRMVNVDDNRGLCDHDVRLNFNVGGVYAMPQIPMVGERLGKGWQMSTIFTAIGGRPFTVLLGGGGDPSGQGLTGSAIRASWDGTPVQYNTRNPDQYVVENFTAYDQLDPCGREGSPDPDNPGHFFGGQSLSPFFVPCAGTVGTSRRNQLKGPGLAQWDMTLAKVTKISEKVSLEFRWEVFNVLNRANFHYFPDNTLGSSFGTITKTSDVASGNPVVAQGGPRNMNFGLKLIF